The genomic region CAAGCCCAAGACCCGCGGTGGCGCCATCACCCGTGCCGCCGTCGAAATCGCAGACCAGCTGGACGCCAAGTACATCTGTACGTTCACGCAGTCCGGTGACTCGGCACGCCGCCTGTCCCGCCTCCGCCCGATCAAGCCGGTTTTCGCGTTCACTCCGGTGGAGCACGTGTGGAACCAGCTGGCACTGACCTGGGGAATCCAGCCGCAGCTGGTTGCCATGGTGGGGCACACGGATGAAATGACCGCACAGGTTGACCGCAGCCTGCTGGACATGGGACTGGTGGAAGACGGCGACCTCGTGGTCATCGCTGCCGGTTCCCCTCCGGGAAAGGCCGGTTCGACCAACTCGCTGAAGGTCCACAAGGTGGGCGACCTCGCCGACACGCCTCGCATGGGCGAGGCCACCGAGAAGAAGGAAAAGCTCGGCCCCTGGCCGGAAAAGAAGAAGAAGAACAAGGACAGGGCTGTAGCAGCTCCCGCTGAGTAGCTCGCACTGAAGGGAGGATCCCCGCCTGGTGAACGCGTTCACCGGTGGCGGGGATCCTCCCTTTTTGTTTCTAGGTTTCCGGTCCGGTTTTGGGGAAACGGAAGGACCCCGGCGCTGTGTGCCGGGGTCCTTCCGCTTTGGTGTAGCTTCTTGGCTAGTTGACCTGGTTGATGATGGTCTCGGCCACTTCGCGCATGCTGAGGCGGCGGTCCATCGAGGTCTTCTGGATCCAGCGGAAAGCTTCCGGCTCCGTCAGGCCCATCTTGGTGGTCAGCAGGCTCTTCGCGCGTTCCACGAGCTTGCGGGTGGCGAACTGCTCCTGCAGGTCGGTGACCTCGGCTTCGAGGGCCTTGATCTCCTCGTGGCGGGACAGGGCGATCTCCAGGGCGGGGATCAGGTCGGCGGGCGTGAACGGCTTCACCACGTAGGCCATGGCGCCGGCGTCGCGGGCGCGCTCCACGAGTTCCTTCTGGCTGAAGGCGGTCAGCAGCACCACGGGGGCGATGCGTGCCTTGACGATCTTCTCGGCCGCGGAGATGCCGTCCATGACGGGCATCTTGACGTCCATGAGGACAAGGTCCGGCTTGAGCTCCTCGGCCAGCTGCACGGCCTTCTCACCGTTGTCGGCCTCGCCGATGACGTCGTAGCCTTCGCCGCGCAGGATTTCGATGATGTCCAGGCGGATGAGGGTTTCGTCTTCGGCCACAACTACGCGGCGCGCCGGCTGGGACGTTTTGTTTGACTCCGTCGGTTCTGACACGGGATCTCCTTGAAAAGGTACGGCGGGACTATGACTATCTTAGTTGGGCCCCGCGCTTGTACTTGGATCGGCATGGCTTGTTGCGACGGCGGTGGCGCGATTCTGGTTTTAGCCTATCTGCATGTAGAGTAAATCCGCGCACTGGTAGTAGCTGCGTTGATCACACTTCGCTGTGAGCCTACGATTGTTACTCCGTGTACTCCGCGCCCGAGTGGCGGAATTGGCAGACGCGCCGCACTCAAAATGCGGTATCGAAAGGTGTGTGGGTTCGAGTCCCACCTCGGGCACGTGTTTTCCCTGTTCAGGGGCTTTCTAGCCTCTGAGTGTGGACATATTGAGTTGTGAAGGGCCCCTTCGGGGGCCTTTTTCATTGGTGACCGGCTGCCTCCTGGCTTACATGGATCGACCGTGTATCGTTCGCTACCTGTTCATCGACGTTCATGGCCTGGTCAACATGACTTCAGGAAAATTCTGTGCATTTTTCTTTGCTGCCTCGTTGGGTGTTCACTTGGGTCCTCCTGCTCGGCCTCTGGTGGCTGTTCTGCTTATTCATGGTGCGACTGGGGGAGTGCGGCATGACTTGGGACCAACTGGTAGAGGATTTAGGCCGTGAGACACAAGT from Arthrobacter globiformis harbors:
- a CDS encoding ANTAR domain-containing response regulator, yielding MSEPTESNKTSQPARRVVVAEDETLIRLDIIEILRGEGYDVIGEADNGEKAVQLAEELKPDLVLMDVKMPVMDGISAAEKIVKARIAPVVLLTAFSQKELVERARDAGAMAYVVKPFTPADLIPALEIALSRHEEIKALEAEVTDLQEQFATRKLVERAKSLLTTKMGLTEPEAFRWIQKTSMDRRLSMREVAETIINQVN